The Planococcus versutus genome contains a region encoding:
- a CDS encoding ABC transporter ATP-binding protein → MTEPLLKVEGLKKYFPIKSGLLGKVNNHVKAVDDVSFTVQEGETLGIVGESGCGKSTTGRMLMRLLEPTEGNVTFDGQELTSLTNSEMRKVRRDIQMVFQDPYASLNPRHTIEKILMEPLNVHDIGDPKERKRKVHEFLEIVGLSSYHAKRYPHQFSGGQRQRIGIARALMTNPKLIIADEPVSALDVSIQAQVLNLMQDLQRDLKLTYIFIAHDLGVVRHISDRVGVMYLGKMAELASTEDLYEKPLHPYTQALLAAVPVPDPEFVREEVVISGDVPSPANPPSGCRFHTRCPFKMDICSEVVPIFAEVEKGHSVACHLYEESRPQ, encoded by the coding sequence ATGACAGAACCGTTGTTAAAAGTTGAAGGTTTAAAAAAGTACTTTCCAATTAAATCGGGACTTTTAGGGAAAGTTAACAATCATGTAAAAGCAGTTGATGATGTGTCTTTCACTGTTCAAGAAGGTGAAACATTGGGGATTGTTGGAGAATCAGGTTGTGGGAAATCAACAACGGGACGCATGTTAATGCGTCTACTTGAGCCAACCGAAGGTAATGTTACATTTGACGGTCAAGAATTGACTAGTTTGACAAATAGCGAAATGCGCAAAGTGCGTCGTGATATTCAAATGGTCTTTCAAGATCCATATGCTTCATTAAATCCACGCCATACCATTGAGAAAATTTTAATGGAACCGCTTAATGTTCATGATATAGGCGATCCGAAAGAACGAAAACGAAAAGTGCATGAGTTTTTGGAAATCGTTGGCTTGAGTAGTTACCACGCAAAACGATACCCACACCAATTTAGTGGAGGGCAAAGGCAACGTATTGGAATTGCACGTGCTTTGATGACAAATCCGAAACTGATTATCGCAGATGAACCCGTTTCAGCACTTGACGTATCAATTCAAGCACAAGTATTAAACTTGATGCAGGATTTACAAAGAGATTTAAAACTCACTTATATTTTTATCGCTCATGATTTAGGTGTGGTTCGTCACATTAGCGATCGTGTAGGTGTAATGTATCTTGGGAAAATGGCAGAACTTGCTAGTACTGAAGACTTATACGAAAAACCGTTGCATCCCTATACGCAAGCATTACTAGCTGCTGTACCAGTTCCGGATCCAGAGTTTGTCCGAGAAGAAGTTGTTATTTCGGGAGATGTACCAAGTCCTGCAAATCCACCGAGTGGCTGTAGATTCCATACACGCTGTCCTTTTAAAATGGATATTTGCTCCGAAGTTGTACCGATTTTTGCAGAAGTTGAAAAAGGTCATTCTGTTGCCTGTCATCTTTACGAAGAGTCCAGGCCACAATGA
- a CDS encoding cob(I)yrinic acid a,c-diamide adenosyltransferase, translating to MKIYTKTGDKGTTSLVYGTRVAKNDAVVEAYGTCDEANTLIGLAVGYLDSEFFNEKRDFLEIFHEIQTSLFHVGAELATPAKKEVKWKLAEQDIAKLEQWIDHYDAKVPGLTNFILPGGHPSGATLHVVRTVVRRAERTVLSIETEVSPNVLAYLNRLSDFLFVAARLVNQRLGRIEKGLHEK from the coding sequence ATGAAGATTTATACGAAAACTGGCGACAAAGGCACTACTTCACTTGTGTATGGAACAAGAGTAGCGAAAAATGATGCAGTAGTTGAAGCATACGGTACATGCGACGAAGCCAATACATTGATTGGGCTAGCAGTTGGATACTTGGATTCCGAATTTTTTAATGAAAAAAGAGATTTCCTTGAAATTTTTCATGAAATTCAAACATCTTTATTCCATGTAGGAGCGGAACTTGCTACACCTGCGAAAAAAGAAGTCAAGTGGAAACTAGCAGAACAAGATATTGCTAAACTAGAACAATGGATCGATCATTACGACGCTAAAGTGCCTGGCCTTACTAATTTCATCTTACCTGGAGGGCATCCATCTGGAGCAACACTTCATGTGGTAAGAACTGTTGTTAGAAGAGCAGAGCGCACAGTGCTATCAATTGAAACCGAAGTTTCACCAAATGTATTAGCGTATTTAAATCGCTTATCTGACTTTTTGTTTGTCGCTGCACGTTTAGTAAATCAACGACTCGGACGAATTGAAAAAGGATTACACGAAAAGTAA
- a CDS encoding ABC transporter ATP-binding protein, with product MNERKIILDVKGLQTSFFTDDGEIPAVDNVDFYIREGEVLGIVGESGCGKSVTSLSIMGLVPSPPGEITNGEILFQDKDLTKLSEKEMRGIRGNDIAMIFQEPMTSLNPLFTIGNQLREAIKIHKKDWSKKQVQERAIEMMNLVGLPRPEGLMKDYPHQLSGGMRQRVMIAMALLCDPKVLIADEPTTALDVTIQSQILKLIKNLNERLNTAVLLITHDLGVVAESCERVVVMYAGKVVEEGPVHTIFKDPQHPYTKGLLESVPDMRFKKERLYSIPGNVPKPGTIKTGCKFAARCEYAFDRCFVETPELYQTADDHQTRCFLFDPKEVQAHDRTVVKS from the coding sequence ATGAATGAACGTAAAATCATCTTAGACGTTAAAGGTTTACAAACATCCTTTTTCACAGATGATGGAGAGATACCAGCAGTAGATAATGTTGATTTCTATATAAGAGAAGGTGAAGTTCTAGGAATTGTGGGTGAATCAGGATGCGGTAAAAGTGTCACATCACTTTCCATAATGGGCTTAGTTCCAAGTCCACCAGGTGAAATTACAAATGGTGAGATTTTATTTCAAGATAAAGATTTAACGAAATTATCCGAAAAAGAAATGAGGGGAATCAGAGGGAACGACATCGCGATGATTTTCCAAGAACCTATGACTTCTTTAAACCCACTTTTCACAATTGGTAATCAGCTTCGCGAAGCGATTAAAATTCATAAAAAAGACTGGTCAAAAAAACAAGTTCAAGAACGAGCAATTGAAATGATGAATTTAGTTGGCTTGCCTCGACCAGAAGGTTTGATGAAAGACTATCCACATCAACTATCAGGCGGAATGCGTCAGCGTGTTATGATTGCCATGGCTTTGCTGTGTGATCCTAAAGTATTGATTGCGGATGAGCCAACAACAGCACTCGATGTAACAATTCAATCTCAAATTTTGAAATTAATCAAAAATTTAAATGAACGTTTAAATACAGCTGTGTTGTTAATTACACATGACTTGGGCGTAGTCGCTGAATCGTGTGAGCGCGTAGTTGTTATGTACGCAGGAAAAGTGGTTGAAGAAGGACCAGTTCATACGATTTTTAAAGATCCACAACATCCATATACAAAAGGATTACTTGAGTCGGTTCCAGATATGCGCTTTAAAAAAGAGCGGCTTTACTCAATTCCTGGTAACGTTCCAAAACCAGGCACGATAAAAACAGGATGTAAATTTGCTGCACGTTGTGAATATGCATTTGATCGTTGTTTTGTAGAAACACCCGAACTGTACCAGACAGCAGATGATCATCAAACTCGCTGTTTCCTATTTGATCCGAAGGAGGTACAGGCCCATGACAGAACCGTTGTTAAAAGTTGA
- the perR gene encoding peroxide-responsive transcriptional repressor PerR yields MSEVQLKDALDALKLTGVRITPQRHAILEYMIHSTNHPTADDIYRALEKTFPNMSVATVYNNLRVFRKAGLVKELTYGDSSSRFDFVTNDHYHIICNDCGKIVDFHYPGLDEVEHLASHVTGFEVDYHRLEIYGTCQDCVGKTAKAQ; encoded by the coding sequence ATGTCTGAAGTACAATTAAAAGACGCGCTTGATGCTTTGAAGTTAACGGGTGTAAGAATCACGCCCCAACGTCATGCGATTTTGGAGTATATGATTCACTCAACAAATCACCCAACAGCAGATGACATTTATCGCGCGCTTGAAAAAACGTTTCCTAATATGAGTGTTGCAACTGTTTATAATAATTTACGTGTGTTCAGAAAAGCAGGTCTGGTAAAAGAATTAACTTATGGAGATTCCTCGAGCCGTTTCGACTTTGTTACAAATGACCATTATCATATTATCTGCAATGATTGCGGAAAAATAGTTGATTTTCATTACCCTGGACTTGATGAAGTAGAACATTTAGCTTCACATGTCACTGGATTTGAAGTAGATTACCATCGTCTTGAAATTTATGGAACATGCCAAGACTGTGTAGGGAAAACGGCGAAAGCACAATAA
- a CDS encoding FUSC family protein, whose product MKLGARIFKTGVAISMALFLADLLGLPSPVFAGVAAIFAIQPSIYRSYLTLLDQIYGNLIGAAIAIIFVLTLGSNYFTIGAAAILAIVVMLKLKLDKPVPLTLVTIIIIMDSHSIDFLTFASLRFGTVLLGIISAFIVNMIFLPPKYENRLLSSIHSVSEEVIRWIRVSIRHASDHISVKEDIEKLADKLVQVDQWYSFYKEERSYTKKQQYIKARKLVLYRQMIATSKKSLEVLRRLNRFENELMELPQHFHMMIQERLESLASYHEQLYMKYVGKLRPEHSEGSGKDAILKRNEVMAIFIKEINLAHEEHEDEFSVYHLMHVLSAILDYEEQLEHLDLLIIAYLNYHSDEVDSDLENFI is encoded by the coding sequence ATGAAATTAGGTGCACGTATTTTTAAAACTGGCGTGGCTATTTCTATGGCTTTGTTCTTGGCCGACTTATTAGGATTGCCTTCCCCTGTTTTTGCAGGGGTAGCAGCAATTTTTGCTATCCAACCATCTATCTATCGGTCTTATCTAACTTTACTCGACCAAATTTATGGAAATTTGATTGGTGCAGCAATAGCTATTATTTTTGTATTAACTCTTGGTAGTAATTACTTTACTATTGGTGCAGCAGCTATCTTAGCAATTGTTGTCATGCTGAAATTGAAGCTGGATAAACCCGTTCCCCTTACTTTGGTAACGATCATTATCATTATGGATTCTCATTCCATTGACTTTCTAACCTTTGCATCTTTACGGTTTGGCACGGTGCTTCTCGGTATCATATCGGCATTTATTGTGAACATGATATTCTTACCACCCAAATATGAAAATCGATTACTTTCTTCTATCCATTCCGTAAGTGAAGAAGTCATTCGTTGGATTCGTGTTTCCATTCGTCACGCATCTGATCACATCTCTGTTAAAGAAGATATTGAGAAACTGGCAGATAAGTTAGTACAAGTAGATCAATGGTATTCGTTTTACAAAGAAGAACGAAGTTATACCAAAAAGCAACAATATATAAAGGCACGAAAACTGGTTCTGTATCGTCAAATGATCGCCACATCAAAAAAAAGCTTAGAAGTATTGAGAAGACTTAATCGGTTCGAAAACGAATTGATGGAGCTACCTCAACATTTTCATATGATGATACAAGAACGTTTAGAAAGTTTAGCTAGTTACCACGAACAGCTGTACATGAAGTATGTAGGTAAATTACGACCTGAACATAGTGAAGGTTCTGGCAAGGATGCCATTCTGAAACGTAACGAAGTAATGGCCATTTTTATAAAAGAAATAAACTTAGCACATGAAGAACATGAAGATGAATTTTCGGTTTATCATTTAATGCATGTGTTATCAGCAATTTTGGATTACGAAGAACAGCTCGAACATTTGGATTTACTCATTATCGCGTATTTGAATTATCATTCCGATGAAGTAGATAGTGATCTTGAAAACTTTATATAA
- a CDS encoding glutamate-1-semialdehyde 2,1-aminomutase: MNHFTSEELHKEALEHIVGGVNSPSRSFKAVGGGSPIAMERGKGAYFWDVDGNKYIDYLAAYGPIITGHAHPHITKAITHAAETGLLYGTPTRHEITFAKMLKKAMPNMEKVRFVNSGTEAVMTTIRVSRAYTGRTKIMKFAGCYHGHSDLVLVAAGSGPATLGIPDSAGVPKSIAEEVVTIPFNDIDAFSKAMDQWGEEIACLLVEPIVGNFGIVEPKEGYLKEVHRIAHEKGALIVYDEVITAFRFHYGGAQDMLGLIPDLTALGKIIGGGLPIGAYGGKKEIMETVAPLGPAYQAGTMAGNPASIQAGIACLEVLREEGIYEKMDYLGAKLEKGILAAAEEYHVTITVNRLKGALTIYFTDLTVENYEQAEKSDGEIFGRFFKLMLEQGINLAPSKYEAWFLTTEHTEEDIDFSVQAVREAFKQL, translated from the coding sequence ATGAATCATTTCACATCAGAAGAACTGCATAAAGAAGCATTAGAACATATTGTAGGTGGTGTTAACAGTCCATCAAGATCGTTTAAAGCAGTGGGCGGCGGTTCCCCTATTGCTATGGAACGTGGCAAAGGCGCTTATTTTTGGGACGTTGATGGCAATAAATACATAGACTATCTTGCAGCTTATGGGCCGATTATCACAGGACATGCACACCCTCACATCACAAAGGCTATTACACACGCTGCAGAAACAGGTCTACTTTACGGAACTCCAACACGCCACGAAATTACTTTCGCTAAGATGTTGAAAAAAGCTATGCCTAACATGGAAAAGGTGCGTTTTGTAAATAGTGGCACAGAAGCTGTAATGACAACAATTCGTGTTTCCCGTGCTTACACCGGAAGAACAAAAATCATGAAATTTGCGGGTTGTTACCACGGTCACTCTGATTTAGTGCTTGTAGCTGCTGGATCAGGGCCTGCAACTCTGGGAATTCCAGATTCAGCAGGTGTTCCAAAATCTATCGCAGAAGAAGTTGTAACAATTCCATTTAACGACATCGATGCATTTTCAAAAGCTATGGATCAATGGGGAGAAGAAATTGCCTGTCTTCTCGTTGAACCAATTGTCGGTAATTTTGGTATCGTTGAACCAAAAGAAGGCTATCTAAAAGAAGTTCATCGCATTGCCCATGAAAAAGGTGCTTTAATTGTTTATGATGAAGTCATTACTGCTTTCCGTTTCCATTATGGTGGTGCTCAAGATATGCTTGGACTAATACCTGATCTCACAGCTCTTGGAAAAATTATTGGTGGCGGTTTACCAATTGGTGCGTACGGCGGCAAAAAAGAAATCATGGAAACCGTTGCACCTCTAGGTCCTGCTTACCAAGCTGGTACAATGGCTGGAAATCCGGCTTCAATTCAAGCAGGAATCGCATGTTTAGAAGTACTTCGCGAAGAGGGAATTTACGAAAAAATGGATTACCTCGGAGCAAAGCTAGAAAAAGGCATTTTGGCAGCTGCCGAAGAATATCATGTAACCATTACTGTTAATCGCTTGAAAGGAGCATTAACGATTTACTTTACTGATCTAACAGTTGAAAATTACGAACAAGCTGAAAAATCTGATGGTGAAATTTTTGGGCGCTTCTTTAAATTAATGCTCGAACAAGGAATCAATTTAGCCCCATCAAAATATGAAGCCTGGTTTTTAACGACTGAACATACAGAAGAAGATATAGATTTTTCTGTTCAAGCGGTACGTGAAGCATTTAAACAGTTATAA
- a CDS encoding ABC transporter permease — protein sequence MLHYIGRRLLQLIPVLLGMTFIVFMIIRAIPGDPAQVILGQQASEEAIKALRTNLGLDNPWYIQYFDYLKGLVTGDLGESLRTRTPVVDEVWPYLAATIELSLFAIIIAVIIGINAGIISAWFQNSWFDYLAMIIALVGVSMPIFWLGLMNQWIFSIELGILPTTGRENVRDPVDVMTGFYVIDTLIAGNFDQLSTVLKHLVLPGTALATIPMAIIARMTRSSMLEVMRSDYVRTARSKGLSMFWVVYKHALKNAIIPVLTIIGLQMGLLLGGAILTETIFGWPGIGRYIYEAIGFRDYPVIQSGILIVAFIFVMINLFVDLLYGLVDPRIKYD from the coding sequence ATGCTTCACTATATTGGCAGAAGACTTTTACAGCTAATTCCCGTATTACTAGGTATGACGTTTATCGTATTTATGATCATTCGGGCGATTCCGGGTGACCCTGCACAAGTTATTCTGGGTCAGCAAGCATCAGAAGAAGCAATAAAGGCATTGAGAACAAATCTTGGCTTGGACAATCCATGGTATATTCAATACTTTGATTACCTCAAAGGACTGGTTACTGGAGATTTGGGAGAATCACTACGCACAAGAACGCCAGTAGTGGATGAAGTTTGGCCCTACTTAGCTGCAACCATTGAGTTATCATTATTCGCTATCATAATCGCTGTTATTATTGGAATCAATGCAGGAATTATTTCAGCGTGGTTCCAAAACTCATGGTTTGACTATTTAGCGATGATTATTGCGTTAGTTGGTGTATCAATGCCGATTTTCTGGCTTGGATTGATGAACCAGTGGATCTTCTCGATTGAGCTTGGGATTTTACCAACGACAGGTCGTGAGAATGTTCGTGATCCGGTCGACGTCATGACCGGTTTCTATGTAATTGATACATTGATTGCAGGGAATTTTGATCAGCTTTCTACAGTATTAAAACACCTTGTTCTACCAGGTACAGCTTTGGCAACAATACCAATGGCGATCATTGCCAGAATGACACGTTCTAGTATGCTAGAAGTAATGCGTTCAGATTACGTAAGAACAGCTCGTTCAAAAGGATTGTCAATGTTTTGGGTAGTTTATAAACATGCACTTAAGAATGCGATTATTCCGGTATTGACGATTATTGGTCTGCAAATGGGGCTATTACTTGGGGGTGCCATTCTGACAGAAACTATTTTCGGATGGCCAGGAATCGGTCGTTATATTTATGAAGCAATTGGCTTCCGTGATTACCCAGTTATACAGTCCGGAATATTAATTGTTGCATTTATTTTTGTTATGATTAATCTATTTGTCGATTTGCTTTATGGCTTGGTTGATCCACGCATCAAATATGACTAG
- a CDS encoding ABC transporter substrate-binding protein, translating to MGKKKFLTWSLLLLLLVSTALFGCSSDKESEESGGSEGGSTEEKTLIFGRGGDSVSLDPITVTDGESFKVTKNIFDTLVNFGEQDTEIEAGLASKWEPSEDGLTYTFTLQEGVKFHDDTDFNAEAVVKNFERWAAGDGEQFPYYGSMFGGYGDDEGHVIDSVKATGDYEVVFTLKRPQAPFLKNLAMSPFAIASPTAIEKAGDSFGDNPVGTGPFKFVEWKRNDTITIEKFDDYWVDGEPKLDQVVFRAIPDNSARLNALLSGEIDLADGITPSDGKTIEGDDNLQLFERPSMNVGYLGMTVTREPFDDPKVRQAVNHAIDKQAIVDAFFEGRAEVAKNPIPPVISGYNDDIEEYEYSPEKAKELLAEAGLPDGFEMELYAMPVPRPYMPDGQKVAEAIQKNLADVGITAKIVSFEWATYLEKAANGEADAFLLGWTGDNGDADNFLYALLDQDNVGTNNYTYYENQELHDLLIKAQSEVDEDVRNDLYKQAQEIIHDDAPWVPLAHSTPLLAGGKNVINFKAHPTGSDKLAGVDLE from the coding sequence TTGGGGAAGAAAAAGTTCTTAACATGGTCATTATTATTACTTCTACTTGTTTCCACAGCTCTTTTTGGCTGTAGTTCTGACAAAGAGTCAGAAGAAAGTGGCGGTAGTGAAGGCGGATCTACTGAAGAGAAAACGTTGATTTTTGGACGAGGTGGAGATTCAGTTTCACTTGATCCCATTACCGTTACAGACGGCGAATCATTTAAAGTAACGAAAAACATTTTTGATACCTTAGTCAATTTTGGTGAACAAGATACAGAAATCGAAGCGGGATTGGCTTCGAAATGGGAACCTTCTGAAGATGGATTAACGTATACATTTACTTTGCAAGAAGGCGTGAAATTCCATGACGACACTGATTTTAATGCAGAAGCTGTTGTCAAAAACTTTGAACGTTGGGCTGCTGGAGACGGTGAGCAATTCCCGTATTACGGTTCAATGTTCGGTGGATACGGTGATGATGAAGGACATGTAATTGATTCTGTTAAAGCAACAGGTGATTACGAAGTTGTGTTCACATTAAAACGTCCACAAGCACCATTCCTTAAAAACTTGGCTATGAGCCCATTCGCAATTGCTTCACCAACTGCAATTGAAAAAGCTGGCGACTCATTTGGAGATAACCCGGTTGGAACAGGACCATTTAAATTTGTTGAATGGAAACGTAACGACACAATTACCATTGAAAAATTTGACGATTACTGGGTAGATGGTGAGCCGAAATTAGACCAAGTCGTATTCCGTGCGATCCCTGATAACTCAGCTCGTTTAAACGCATTATTGTCAGGCGAAATCGACTTGGCAGACGGCATTACGCCTTCTGATGGTAAGACAATCGAAGGAGACGACAATCTTCAATTGTTTGAACGTCCATCTATGAACGTAGGCTACCTTGGAATGACAGTAACACGTGAACCATTTGACGATCCAAAAGTTCGTCAAGCGGTAAACCATGCCATTGACAAGCAAGCAATTGTAGACGCATTTTTCGAAGGGCGCGCAGAAGTTGCGAAAAACCCAATTCCGCCAGTAATTAGCGGATATAACGATGATATTGAAGAATATGAATATAGCCCTGAAAAAGCAAAAGAGTTATTAGCAGAAGCAGGTCTTCCAGATGGTTTTGAAATGGAACTTTATGCAATGCCAGTTCCACGTCCTTATATGCCTGATGGTCAAAAAGTAGCGGAAGCAATTCAAAAGAACTTAGCTGATGTAGGCATAACAGCTAAAATCGTATCATTTGAATGGGCTACGTATCTTGAAAAAGCTGCAAACGGAGAAGCTGATGCATTCTTACTCGGATGGACTGGTGATAACGGAGATGCAGATAACTTCTTATACGCATTACTTGATCAAGACAACGTTGGTACAAACAACTATACGTACTATGAAAACCAAGAACTGCATGATCTTTTAATTAAAGCACAATCAGAAGTTGATGAAGACGTACGAAATGACTTGTACAAGCAAGCTCAAGAAATCATTCATGATGATGCTCCTTGGGTACCGCTTGCGCACTCTACACCATTATTAGCTGGCGGAAAAAATGTGATTAATTTCAAAGCACATCCAACAGGTTCTGATAAATTGGCTGGAGTGGATTTGGAGTAG
- the bcp gene encoding thioredoxin-dependent thiol peroxidase, whose amino-acid sequence MTVVEGMQAPGFSLKNEVGEIISLKDFAGNKYVVLYFYPKDMTPGCTTQACDFRDAEANFSELNAVILGVSGDSEDQHTQFIEKHGLPFSLLVDEDHQVSEDYGVWVEKNMYGKKLMGIERSTYLIDPTGIIVKAWHKVKVSNHIQDVLKTLKLVSKQ is encoded by the coding sequence ATGACTGTAGTAGAAGGTATGCAAGCACCAGGATTTTCATTAAAAAACGAAGTAGGAGAGATTATTTCACTAAAAGATTTTGCTGGTAATAAATACGTAGTTCTTTATTTTTATCCAAAAGACATGACTCCAGGTTGTACAACACAAGCTTGTGATTTCCGTGATGCCGAAGCTAATTTTTCCGAACTTAATGCAGTGATTTTGGGCGTGAGTGGAGATTCAGAAGATCAACATACGCAATTTATTGAAAAGCACGGTTTGCCTTTTTCATTATTAGTAGATGAAGATCATCAAGTGTCTGAAGACTATGGTGTTTGGGTAGAGAAGAATATGTACGGCAAAAAATTAATGGGTATTGAACGTTCGACTTACTTGATTGATCCGACAGGAATAATTGTCAAAGCTTGGCACAAAGTGAAAGTATCCAATCATATTCAGGATGTTTTGAAAACCTTAAAGTTAGTTAGTAAGCAATAA
- the nikC gene encoding nickel transporter permease: MAETVVKQDQQEMQKVAGPWKEAWRGFRKSKVAVVGMGIVIFFVLLAIFGPLFTPQGINAQNLSQRLMPPSSTHWMGTDDFGRDILSRVVYGARISLWVGFLAVIGSVIVGSILGILAGYYGRWVDTIISRIFDIMLAFPSILLAIAVVSVLGPSLRNALIAIAIINVPNFGRLIRSKVLSIKEDEYIMSAKAIGMKDNRILVSHILPNSMAPVIVQGTLAIATAIIEAAALGFLGLGAQAPSPEWGKMLADSRSYLTNAPWTMIFPGVAIMLTVLGFNLMGDGLRDALDPRMKS; the protein is encoded by the coding sequence ATGGCTGAAACAGTAGTCAAACAAGATCAACAAGAGATGCAAAAAGTCGCTGGTCCTTGGAAAGAGGCGTGGCGAGGTTTCCGTAAAAGTAAAGTAGCAGTTGTTGGAATGGGAATTGTTATCTTCTTTGTTTTGTTAGCAATTTTCGGACCGCTATTTACACCACAGGGCATCAATGCACAAAATTTGTCTCAACGGCTCATGCCTCCTTCTTCTACGCATTGGATGGGGACTGACGATTTTGGTCGTGATATTTTATCGCGTGTAGTATACGGTGCACGGATCTCATTATGGGTTGGCTTTTTAGCAGTTATTGGATCTGTTATTGTTGGAAGTATTTTAGGGATTTTGGCAGGCTATTACGGACGTTGGGTAGATACGATTATTTCGCGCATCTTTGATATCATGTTAGCGTTCCCAAGTATCTTACTCGCAATCGCCGTTGTATCAGTTCTTGGACCTTCTTTACGAAATGCGCTAATTGCAATTGCCATTATCAACGTTCCAAACTTTGGACGTTTGATTCGTTCGAAAGTATTGAGTATTAAAGAAGATGAATATATCATGTCAGCAAAAGCGATTGGTATGAAAGATAATCGGATTCTGGTTTCGCATATTCTTCCCAACTCAATGGCTCCTGTTATTGTTCAAGGAACATTAGCCATTGCAACTGCAATTATTGAAGCTGCAGCACTTGGATTCCTAGGATTGGGCGCACAAGCACCTTCTCCGGAATGGGGGAAAATGCTGGCAGACTCGCGTTCGTATTTAACAAATGCGCCGTGGACGATGATTTTCCCAGGTGTCGCAATCATGTTGACTGTTCTTGGGTTTAACTTGATGGGTGACGGATTACGTGACGCGTTAGATCCGCGAATGAAGTCATAA
- a CDS encoding D-2-hydroxyacid dehydrogenase: protein MEILFTFVPREDQQERVKKAFPEVEFYFLDRDKTRLSSANIIVTYGEDLTAEDIKSAEKVEWIMVASAGIEKLPHKAIEKRGITVSNVKGIHKTPMAESVLAHLLALKRTLPEIYQNQQKHLWNKKMSSSELNGTTALILGPGAIGSEIGRLLQAFGVNTIGCNRSGNQAPNMDEMISLDKILDKLPLADYVISVLPSTQETQQLLGKEHFNAMKQTAIFMNFGRGDLFAETVLLKALQQKEIAFAVLDVFEQEPLPEDHVFWSMNRVVVSPHISSKSGKYVDRTLDIFIPNLKKWLADRSVPTNLVDMEKGY from the coding sequence ATGGAAATTTTATTTACATTTGTCCCGAGAGAAGATCAGCAAGAAAGAGTGAAAAAAGCATTTCCGGAAGTTGAGTTTTATTTCCTCGATCGAGATAAAACAAGGCTTTCATCTGCTAATATTATTGTGACATATGGAGAAGACTTAACAGCAGAGGATATCAAATCTGCTGAAAAGGTAGAGTGGATTATGGTTGCTAGTGCGGGTATTGAAAAGCTTCCGCATAAAGCCATTGAAAAACGTGGAATTACGGTTTCAAATGTAAAAGGGATTCACAAAACACCAATGGCTGAATCTGTTTTGGCTCATTTGTTAGCGTTAAAACGTACGTTACCAGAAATTTATCAAAATCAACAAAAACATCTATGGAATAAAAAAATGAGCTCTTCAGAGTTAAATGGCACGACAGCATTAATTCTTGGTCCGGGAGCGATTGGATCAGAAATTGGTCGTTTGCTCCAAGCTTTTGGGGTCAATACGATTGGCTGTAACCGCTCAGGAAATCAGGCTCCAAATATGGACGAGATGATTTCGTTAGATAAGATTCTAGACAAGTTGCCTCTAGCCGATTATGTCATTTCAGTGTTGCCAAGCACGCAAGAAACTCAGCAACTTTTAGGCAAAGAGCATTTCAATGCGATGAAGCAAACGGCAATCTTTATGAACTTTGGTCGCGGGGACTTATTTGCAGAAACGGTTCTTCTAAAGGCATTACAGCAAAAAGAAATTGCTTTTGCTGTGTTGGATGTATTCGAACAAGAGCCACTTCCGGAAGATCATGTGTTTTGGTCAATGAATAGAGTTGTCGTGTCACCGCATATCTCTAGCAAATCTGGTAAGTATGTAGATCGCACACTCGATATTTTTATTCCGAATCTTAAAAAATGGCTTGCCGATCGATCTGTTCCAACCAATTTAGTCGACATGGAAAAGGGGTATTAA